The DNA segment taaaaatgttccaaataaaTTTAGCCTAAGCCCTAGATTAATTCatagacattttaattttaagccattGTACAATCTGTAATTTTATGCGTTTAAGAATAAgcagagtttaaaattaaagaaacttaattttttttaacccgaaaatataaatttttaacaaaaaagtttattttaatgtagtttaatttctaatcaaatacataaattttctgaaaacgccatattttcaaagaaatagttacattttcaaccaaagacaaaaatttcaactaaaatggtgaatctttaaacaaaaaataaatctttaacaaagtagtttaacttttaaccaattagttgaatgttcaaccaaaaaaacataaattctgaaCGAAATTCGTACTTATCGATAAAAAGACAAATGTacaaaacaatagttgaatttttaatcaaacagttgaacgTTCAccccgaaaatttgaatttttcactaagaaacagaatagaaaaatatttattagataaaaaatacatttttattttaaaaaaaggcatttttaacaaaatagtttaattgttaacaataacatcaatcttcaacaaattacAGAGATGACCAGGAATAGAACActtgaaaacaaatttcagtttaattccacaacaaaaaaagaatcttcaacaaaatagttgaatccgcaaataaacaaaattaatttttaaccataaaattgcatttttaaatgaaaagtagaCATTTTTATAccaagagaggaatttttaaaaatcttttagacccactcaaattattacaaaaattggaaaatatcttttaaactgagtTTCACAGTTAAGAATATTTTAAGTTCTACAAGTttcattattaacaaataaatcgTGATACTTGTAGTTTGAAgttgcttaaattttaaattatatttgcatgCGCAATTTCGAGCTACTTTTTTCAgatcataactcaattattgataGCCGTTCGAGAAAACGTTTCTAAATAGTTTTATtcgtaatttaatgaaatttcagaaaaaatatcacGCTTTCATTATAAttactgcatttttaatttaaaaataaaatttgttaaaagtatatataatgagagaaatactgaaaaatatttataagttttaaaaagtatttacacGTTTAACAAGCTTTACCTACTTGTGTAACGAATTCGTACGCAGAAGTTACAATTTTgctaagaatttcatttttttattgatagacTTTGAAACcgagaagaaaattgtttatgccaacttaagtttgataatcgaattgatgaCATTCCAAGTATATACAGAAACAATCattatctaaattttttcaaaaaatgattttatcacaTTTTGTTCGCTTACTCCTCATCTCTGTTAcgatatattgttttttattttattttgtgctatatttaagtatatataatttattaaagtgaCTCAATATTATATACggaagcattttattattttcacatgTGCACTTAGAACTATATGCCTTGCTCTATATTATGggtgtaacaaaaaattaattttaattatataaattagttcattaaattttgaattacattttttaaagtaattaattttaattatacaaattagttaattaaatttttctaagtcaAATTAATTATATAGTAGATAattctttgagttaaaaaaattaaacattccctacaaaataattttgaagatgtaAAGCGAACAATGGTTTTTATAGTTTTTACCATGTTTTTAAGTACATTTAGTAATTTCAGAGAAAATGCTGTATAACTGcaatatataggaattttcaaatatcgtatacTTAAAGAGAAAAGGGGGAAAAGGGGAACTTTTCTAGAATTGGGAGAAaaggggaatttaaaaaaactggggAAACGCAGGAAAAACTGTGATCCCTGCTGGCTATACAAAAAGctgaaaacatattaatttttacagtgataataattataattcttattataACTTCGGTACATTCAATTGCCTTTAAagaatataacataattttttataatcttaatataattttaataaaaaaattatgaaatgtataattattttgcaatttatatgACTAATAACATACAGGGGTCatccattaataattttttactttaattgatGACTTTTCCTAACTTTGATCAAATGGTTTGAAACCAGACGTTTTGGAATATCTTCTTTCTagtctaaaaataaaatgtgattcGGGGGACACAAAAAGCATCATATTTTCTTTCAAGAAACACAAAAACAATCCACAAcattaaaaatctgtaaaaatcacGTGCATAACTCATTCTATTCCCGTTGTGTTAattcgaaaatgaacttttcaaggtcaatttgaataaatagttatcaaatgtttattttacttttctaatatttcgaattaatctactgttaaatattttaattaatcaaaaattagcgaaattcattaaaataattcaaatctgttattatttaacattaatgaagtatgaaataagattaaaaaaaaaagagtactacaaaaaaagtttgatcatttttatgcttttttcataaaagtacaaatggttttgtaaaaaaaagttttaattttattcggtactttaaaaaaaatacacatgTTTTTTAGTCTGCCAACtgatattttacttttgaactaCAAAGAAGGCTtggcaaaaaagtttaaaaccgtttcaacgaaatagttataatcttaaacaaagatatgaattttcattcaaagaaatacatttttaacaaagaatgaaattttcgatatttcaactaagaaatattttaattttaaatttaagcaaaagttgaattcacccaaaaaagacgaaagttcAACACaatcgttgaatttctaaccaaacagttgaatgtcCAATCCGAAAATACgcatttccaacaacaaaaattatttttcaccaagtaattaaatttcctaccaaatacatgaattttcatccaaaaacatgacttttcaactaaaaacattaattttcaaccaaaaagatcaattttagatCAAGCTAATAATTTTGTAACCATACAATttcgtttttaactgaaaagtttaaatttccatTCCAAGAATAGAATTTCGGaatatgtttgaaattaaattactcGAAATATTCccgaaatttggaaaattgcaaTTAGTGGTCAATTTTTGTACTGGAAAAGAGGTAGTGTGACAGAACTTCTTCTTTCCCTATTCCAGCTCAAACAATTGccagttttaataaaaagattgaaaatatttataatttacttaTGTAACAGAATTTATTAAACATATTATAACTTTTATGCTAATTATATCAAGTTCTTTCTAACACTACACATTAATCAACTGTTGAATATAAAGATTAATAAACCATTAGTGAAATTCATTACAAGAATTCAAATCTATTAATATATGACTTTAATGAAATCTGatgtatgatttttttaaatctatgaaaaaagtgtttaaccttattattattattattattattattattacggaTTATAATTCCCtagaaaaacgaaagaaaaaatctgtttctgaaacaatgttttgattttatttgatattttttgacaaaaatacaaatgtttttttatccccACCGACTGACATTTTACTATTGGACTATAAAGAAGgctttgaaaaaggttttaaactattttctcaataaaaaaaaacatttgcaaccattttttgtaatgaaaaatctataaaagagttatttaaaaaatgttgctcgGTTTCTACATTACATATCGTAGGAAATACATCTGTTTGGAATTGGATATGTAACTGTAAACTGAAGTACTACCTTTTTTAAAAGCAAACGAGTTCATAACGGTATTATATGCATAACAAGGGCCTTTCATGTGCACTGAggagaaaaaaattgagaaaaatatattaagactTATTTTATAcactttctaattaaaatttgatctatcaaatatttttttattttcattccttCTTTgtattttcattgcaaaaaaaaactatgaaaaactgAAGTTtatgcaaataaatattattattaaatactacaatttaatAATTATCCGTATTTCTtcagttttgttattaaaaaattgttcataagaggggtactttttaaaaaagaattattcaaattacgTCAAATGGTCAATAATTACTTTTATGCGTGTATTATAATTGGATCCCacgactttaaattaatttaatccaaaaattgaaatcaaattcaTAAGCTTAATTAATTTTCTCAGCTTAATTTTCCTGTTTACCGCGAACATATGGTGCTCCATGCAGAATTAAACGTGGACACATTTTTCGATATATGTAAAAGCGCGCTTTTGAATAAATAACTTACCCGAAAGGCCGATGACGATGAGGGCGGGAATAATAAATACACTGTTGCTGAAGCCATGTTCAATTGGACCTTCCGGACCACTTAGATCAACCATTTCTGTCAACTTGCAGACAAATATTCAGAAAACAAGCGTTCTATTTGGCTACTGAAGAAGGTTAAAACTGGAAGACAAGTCACTTGTAGACCGATGCTTCATGGCCATATGTACTGACTCTGGTACTGATATCAACCATGATCGTGAACCCATGAAATCATGAACCTCAAGATCAGGCTTTCTGAATAGCGCCATCTGGGCAAtgacttttaaaacttaaaaggaCTTAAAGGGCCCCATTCaccttattttcttttcaaaattttttcttcattctatAGAAGAAAtgtcatttaaatctttttttaaaatttgatttgtctGTGTAAAAGACCAGAGTGGCCGAATTGATTTTCTTATAGGCATCAAAGACGCATGCGTGTGGGTGGGCGACTAGAAACGTTTTTACTTACGttagcaatttttttgttaagggcatgtgacacagctaaatacctatattaccgattttgtaaataaaatatcgagctgaaactttggaaaatgtattagagtaaaataaagtacgtttaggtactgcattttggtaggaacttcactgaaatttattttatcttttttctgaacctcgacattttttgaacgttcgaactttttttatacataaaatatcggtctcaaactttgagaaatgcaagagccaaaagaaaactacgtttaagcacaaatcttaataataaaagatgtaaaaaaaatatatttcaactatcaattccatcggtataaaaaaagttcgaacgttcaaaaaatttcgaggttccgaaaaaagatgaaataattttcagtgaacttcctaccaaaatgcagtacctgaacgtactttattgtactctaatacattttccaaagtttcagatcgatattttattcacaaaaaagctctaaggttcaaaaaaacattcagtgaactgaaaaagtgaggtcggtaatagaggtatttagctgtgtcacatgccctggTAAAGATTATCACAAGATTGGTTTTCGACAAAGAGATATATGTGTTTTCGGTTGTCGATTCAAGAAAGTGAAGTGTAAAAgatttaagttataaacaaatgcatccaAAATAATACATGTTTTATCACTATTGTAATGTTATTATTTGTAGATTAgtcaattatatttataaattaaaaaaataaaccttaatCTTTAATATAGAATAGAAATGTTGCATTTTGAGAATTACATGATTACTATTGGTGAGTTGAAAGATTCCGGAATGAACGAAGAAGTGAAAGGAAGGCTGTACggacttttaaaataattgtcagATGGCGCACCAATGCGGTTTTGTGATGAGAGTGATAATTTTATTTACTAGGAAAATTATCTCTGatatataaaatactactttatactgataattaggtATTTTAATCAATCGTTTAGAAAATTTACCATTGTTTTCAGATACTTTCTCTTAGCATAAAGTCAGAAAGTCACGGGTTTTCAGTTACAGCGagacaataaacaaatattgtttaaaccatttattattatttataataatattatcttataataatgctagaaaattactgtttttctaaaatgttgcaatatatataactaaaataaatatttaaacaatttattaatattcataataatattctgTTAGAATACTGTCagaaagtgaggtaataattagtTTACGTTAACatacatatttgtttaaacaaattttaaaataatattctctttggcTCATGATAGAAAAATgtggtttttctaaaatattcaaatttttaaccactttttacttagtgaggtaatcattaatgcacgttagcaaacataattgtttaaaacgtttattatttttgataaaactatctTCGCTtcgataatttctaaaaatttgcgtgtttttctgaaagttttaacTTTCCTTtggttttttagttataaaaaataaaaaataacaatagagataattattttttaaacaatctctttctgattgtgaatatatttttcttaaataaaagattagcatttataaaatattcttcaaattttctatatggatcatattaaatcTAATTTGTCCTTGAAGTAGCTGATGAGAGCCGTTTTGTTCAAATTGATGTTAATcttaatattgatatttattatttgttcctaactAAAAAGTCATCGAACAGCTGAAAATGTCAGAAACTCCcataactttctagcattactcagACTGTAACTAAGAGAAgagagttataaacaataataatttgtataatcaATTATGTTTGCTAACTTGCATTGATTATTATCTAAGTAAGTAAATAGTGGACACAGAATTTAAAAAGCAGAAAAAGTCGCAATTATTCAGTCATATATTaatataagagaagatagttttaacactaaaaatgtgttaaaaaaaggcttttcaaaTTGCAGTCATTATCACGTCGCTTtaagtaaaaagttgacaaaaagttaaaaatgccaGAAAAACTGCAAATATCTAGTATTACTATAGCAGAatgtagttataaacaataataacttgttcaaacaattaagtttatTGAATGTAATTAATCGCTCAGTTGCAAGTACACAATCAAGTCCTCCGTCAAATGTCAACACGTCTGAGGGTActagtttaagaaataattctgAGTCAATTCACGGTCCTAATGAAAGAAATGATTCTTTAGAGATTAATGAAAATAACGATCAAGGTCAAgctaacattttaaattcaaatcgtcGTTTTCCAAGGGTTAAGTATCCCGATCTCAAAATTCCTACTTTTTCAGACAGTTTCGACACTTGGCTAGGTTTTTTCGATTCTTTCAATTCAATGATCCACAATGATCCTGACTTACCAAccatacaaaaattacattatcTAAAGGGCTGTGTCACCGGTGATGCAGCCAACATAATCTCGTCCCTTGAAACATCAACCGAAAATTACAAGGTAGCTTGGGATCTCCTAAAAAATCgctatcataataaaaaattcatcattgacAGTCACGTAAAATCACTTTTCGAAATACCGTGCATGTTCAAAGACTTTTCAATCCGCGCGTTGTACGATAAAATTCAAAAGCACATTCGAGCACTTCGCGCATTATCAGTCGAAGTAGATAAGTGGGATTCCATAATTATCCACCTGATCAAAGGGAAATTAAGCaattacataattgaaaaatgGGAAGAGTCTAACAGCAATGAAGACTTACCCACCTTGCAAATCATATTAGATTTCTTAGAGCGTCGCTCCCAAATTGAGGAGCCAAGGGCAGCTATTAATCAAACACAAAATCAAAAGGCTTTAAATCCAAAATGCAATACCAATTCACGTCAGGGTTCGCGTTCACAATTTCATTTTACAGGTGCTACCACAGCATCGCCCGCGAGTTCAAATAGCTCTCAGACAAATAACAATGCCTTCAAAATATCATGTTATGTTTGTAAAGGTGAACATGGGGTTTACGCTTgtagtcaatttttaaacttgtcaCCCAAAGAGCGGTACGAAGCagcaaaaagaatttctttatgCCCTAACTGCCTTCGCGGgaatcatcatttaaaaaattgtgtatcgAGTGGGTGCCGAAAATGTGGAAAGAGATACAATTCTCTCTTACACTTTGAGAATCCCAGATCTGATAACCGTTCAAATCCAAGTGCATCACAACCACATCAACCTGATAATTCAAAACACCCAAATCCTGCACCTGTTTCTAGTTACCAGCTCGTGATTCCTTCTCAAGTGGTTTTGGCCACGGCCGTTGTCGAAGTCCTCGAAAGTCAAGGGAATTCATACCCATGCCGCATAATGTTAGATGGAGGTTCTCAACCTCACATTATCACTGAACGCTTAGCAAACAAATTACGTTTAAAAAGAACCCTAGTCGATATTCCTCTTGGAGCAATTGATAATCTCTCCACCACAGTCAAGCATACGACAAATGTCACAATCAAGTCTCGTTATACAAATTTACTATGTTATCTGTCACTTTTCATTGTTCAAACGATCGGTACTACAATGCCTTCAATTCCAATTAACCGAAACTCCATTTCAACCCCACACAATCTCTTTTTAGCCGATCCAGATTTTCACATTTCAGCCGAAATAGACATGATTCTGGGTGCTCAATACTTTTATCATTTCTTGCGAactggaaaaatttcaattgtagaTCACCCAGCCGTTTTTCAAGAAACGGAGTTCGGTTGGGTAGTAgcaggaattttcaaccacaaacgcGTAAAAGAAAGCAAAATCTATTGCAATTATACAAACTTCTCTGACTTGTCTCTTTTGTGGGAATTAAATTCACCTACTTCAACTTCGTCGCGCTCGAAAGAAGAGAAAGCTTGCGAAATGCATTACACAAAAACCACACATCGCAATAAATCAGGTCGTTATACTGTTCAACTaccatttaataacaaaattttcgatctAGGAGAATCACGCCGTTCAGCTCTCATTAGATTTCAGTCTctcgaaaataagtttaaaaaagatcCAACACTCAGAGAACAATAcgtaaaatgtattaaaagttatttagatgAGGGACACAAGACACCCTTATTAAATGAGACAGACATGCATCGCGGATTTTATCTTCCACACCACGCGGTCATAGAAACTAATAGTCTTACAACAAAAACGCGCGTCGTTTTTGATGGATCTTGCAAATCCTCAACAGGAATTTCACTTAATGATACGATGATGGTCGGTCCTACAATACAGGACGATCTTTTTTCAACATTCACACGATTCAGGACATTTAGTTTTGCGCTTACAGCCGATATAGAACAAATGTACCGGCAAATTAAATTGTACGATGATcacagattttttcaaaaaattttctggcATGAGAATTCCAGCAAGCCACTTAAGGTTTACACACTAAACACTGTTACTTTTGGCACCGCATCCGCGTCTTTTCTTGCAGTACGCACTCTTCAGCAATTAGCTGACGATGAACGCGAAAATTATCCTCGAGCAGCAGCGATTCTGAAACGTGATTTTTATGTAGATGACCTGCTGACAGGTGCGAGCACATTTGAAGAAGCTCTCTCTCTTCGAGACAATTTAATCGAGCTCCTACACAAGGGAGGATTCAACCTCCGAAAATGGGGATCGAATGATCCCAAACTCactgtcaattttaaaaatgattctcgTGACACACACATGTCGTTAGATCCCACGGAGGCTGTTAAGACTCTAGGTCACAGCAAAATTAATCGTTTAGAATCTCTGGAAATTACATTTTGATTGGGACGAATCAGTGCCCCCACATTTACAGCAATCGTGGATTGAATACAAAAATCAGTTACCCCTTTTAAATCACGCACAGTTCAAGCGATGNNNNNNNNNNNNNNNNNNNNNNNNNNNNNNNNNNNNNNNNNNNNNNNNNNNNNNNNNNNNNNNNNNNNNNNNNNNNNNNNNNNNNNNNNNNNNNNNNNNNCAGATTCAACAATCACACTACACTGGATTAATACTCCATCTCACACCTTAAAAACATTTGTAGCTAACCGCGTAGCGGAGATTCAAACTCATTCAAATCCATGTGATTGGAAACACGTCCTAACACATGATAATCCAGCAGATTTAGTTTCTCGCGGGCAAACAGCTCATGAATTTCTCAATGCTGATATTTGGCAGCGTGGGCCAAGTTGGCTCTCTCAAAATGACGATAAATGGCCTCAATTGAAACTTCACACGGGTGAAGTTcctgagcttagaaaaattccagAGGTCGTCTCTTTCAAACTAGCAATTCAAGATTTAagcattttagaaaaatactcaTCACTCAAAACACTCAAGGGCGTACTCGCATATTGCTTAAGATTTATTCATAACTCacgaaataaaaatagaattacagGCCCTTTATCCCAAGCTGAACTTGAAACTTCCGAGCTTAAAATCATTCAGTTAACACAATCGTATGCATTTTCAAAGGAAATTTGCGATCTTTCACGCAACAAACAAGTAGATAAAAAAAGtggtttgctttctttaaatccatTTCTTGACCAAGGAATTCTCAAGGTCGGAGGGAGGCTCGAGTACgctcaaatttccgaaaatcaaAAACACCCGATTGTCCATCCAAAAAATCACCACATTACGAGACTGATAATTCGCGAAGAACATGTCCAAAAAATGCATGCAGGTACTCAAACTAACTTGTATGGAGTCCGCGAGAAATATTGGCCAATTGATGGTCGAAATGTTACATGACACATCATTCGCCAGTGCGTAACATGTTTCCGAGTTAAACCCCGGGGTGTCGAATACCTTATGGGAAACCTCCCGAAAAATAGATTGCAATCCAATCGACCATTTTTGAATGTAGGTGTCGACTATTGTggaccattttttatcaaagaaaaacgcCACCGTAACCGCAATAAGGTAAAGGCTAACGTCGCCGTGTTCATTTGCTTCGCAACCAAAGCCGTTCATTTAGAATTAGTCGGCGATCTAACTATAGAATCATTTATCGGttgcttaaaaagatttttctcacGTCGCGGAAAATCACAGAATATTTATTCTGACCACGGTACAAATTTCATCGGGGCTCGAAACGAGCAGAAACAGCTTTACGATTTGATTCAGTCCGCACAAACGGATCCTAAGGTTCAAACTTATTTATCAAAGGAGCGAATTACTTGGAGTTTCATTCCCCCTCGCGCTCCCCACATGGGTGGTCTCTTGGAGGCCTCTGTCAAATTATTCAAGCATCATTTACTTAGAACAGCAGGTAAAACTTTACTCACTCACGAACAATTGGAAACATTTGTAATAGAGGTAGAAGCCATTCTCAACTCTCGACCTCTCTCCCCTCTTTCCCCTGATCCTAATGATCTGCTTTCTTTGACACCTGGTCGTTTCCTGATCGGTAGTCCACTGACCAGCTTTCCACAGACTGATTTACGTGACATCCCGGCTGGGTGGCTGTCATCATGGGAACATGCTCAACAAATGCGACAGCATTTTTGGTCCAGATGGCAGAAGGAATATCTGCATCAAATGATCAGCCGCAACAAATGGCAATCAACCAGCGATCCAGACATTATCAAGGTCGGAACTCTCGTCGTCCTGAAAGAAGACAATCTTGCTCCCATGGATTGGAAGCTAGCTCGCATTGTAGATGTACATCCAGGGCAAGATAAGGTTGTTCGAATTGTAACAGTGCGAACAAATACAGGGGTGTATAAGCGCAGCGTTACACGATTGCGACCACTTTCGATCTATGAATGCAAGGATGATTAATCACGCATGCAATCAGCTTTTTTTTCTATAAGACTTTCTTTATGTGTCTTTTTGTTCCTTGCATGCCCATTTCGCATATAGTTTATATTTGTTAATATATCAGTTCATATAACAGGATGTCGAGTCCCatgttcataaattttaatttcatctcgcTTTTTTATACAGATGGTTTCTAAATAGTTTACTACCGAATTTTCTCACATAGCGAAACATCTGCATTTTTGTAACCTAGCATAGCACGTTTtcgtttcacatttttattagtttattattttcaaaaagaaattgtaaatccTTTCATCTTTCAAATTCTACAGTTCCTTTAAGCTCTTAACCTTCGCGAGCAATATTCTTCAGATTTCGACATTTCTTGAAAagagaattgtaaaattaaattactgtctTTACTGCTTTAAGTCCTAAAATACTCTATTCCGCACGTTTTATCCTAAACTTTTACTAGggctattttagaaattttccaaggGTTCAACTCATAAACCATCTTGCTGATTGATGGTTATCTTTATCACGTGCACTCTTGTCAGGTATGACTAACCCTTCCTAAATTTCGCCCTTAGTGGGTGTCGCCGATATTTTCCCTCTTCGAATTTCACTGTCCAATAGAAGCAACTCAGCTACCCCTACCAAAAATGTACTGCACTCTGCATCATCGGCCTCTACCCTGCCTGcgattcatttttcgaaaattcaaacattataaTTCTCGCCACTACCGAGCTCAGAACTCGTCGTCTGAATTGGTGTTCCGCTAACCATTTTACACCACCGTTCCCtaacactttttgtattttttgttgtgtgtttaaatataatttgatatttggaaaacagaaaatcattttttacacaaCCCTGTCacattaacaataaacaattttttttaatactccacaaaattctaaagatttttatttattttaacacttccACGTGTTTactaattttcatacaaaatgaagttagcctaattctcaTCGGTAAGGAAAAGATATtatattcttcgtagaacccatcgatatttatgtattagaaccaatttttatttttagagagcCGCAAAGAAATCATGATTAACGCCAAAAAcgcgcaaaaataaatttttcattgatggggGTTTTGgatacaatataatttaaatataacgaCATAAATGACGTAATTTGACCATATAAgttcaaattgttttattattaactttttttggaaactATTCAATTAACAATTAACGTTAACCAATTTTTCTCATTGGCCAATTCAGCCATTCAGAGTGATAATATCAGTAAATTCCTcttattaaatcatttattttgaaccaTCCTATATTATTGTACTGttctaaaattaaacaatgtcaaaatgtaaatatttgttataaGCGA comes from the Belonocnema kinseyi isolate 2016_QV_RU_SX_M_011 chromosome 6, B_treatae_v1, whole genome shotgun sequence genome and includes:
- the LOC117175458 gene encoding uncharacterized protein LOC117175458, coding for MGNLPKNRLQSNRPFLNVGVDYCGPFFIKEKRHRNRNKVKANVAVFICFATKAVHLELVGDLTIESFIGCLKRFFSRRGKSQNIYSDHGTNFIGARNEQKQLYDLIQSAQTDPKVQTYLSKERITWSFIPPRAPHMGGLLEASVKLFKHHLLRTAGKTLLTHEQLETFVIEVEAILNSRPLSPLSPDPNDLLSLTPGRFLIGSPLTSFPQTDLRDIPAGWLSSWEHAQQMRQHFWSRWQKEYLHQMISRNKWQSTSDPDIIKVGTLVVLKEDNLAPMDWKLARIVDVHPGQDKVVRIVTVRTNTGVYKRSVTRLRPLSIYECKDD
- the LOC117175171 gene encoding uncharacterized protein LOC117175171 isoform X2; amino-acid sequence: MVDLSGPEGPIEHGFSNSVFIIPALIVIGLSVFFGYKLYTSLSERERKREEKRKLKQMKKKK
- the LOC117175457 gene encoding uncharacterized protein LOC117175457, with the translated sequence MIHNDPDLPTIQKLHYLKGCVTGDAANIISSLETSTENYKVAWDLLKNRYHNKKFIIDSHVKSLFEIPCMFKDFSIRALYDKIQKHIRALRALSVEVDKWDSIIIHLIKGKLSNYIIEKWEESNSNEDLPTLQIILDFLERRSQIEEPRAAINQTQNQKALNPKCNTNSRQGSRSQFHFTGATTASPASSNSSQTNNNAFKISCYVCKGEHGVYACSQFLNLSPKERYEAAKRISLCPNCLRGNHHLKNCVSSGCRKCGKRYNSLLHFENPRSDNRSNPSASQPHQPDNSKHPNPAPVSSYQLVIPSQVVLATAVVEVLESQGNSYPCRIMLDGGSQPHIITERLANKLRLKRTLVDIPLGAIDNLSTTVKHTTNVTIKSRYTNLLCYLSLFIVQTIGTTMPSIPINRNSISTPHNLFLADPDFHISAEIDMILGAQYFYHFLRTGKISIVDHPAVFQETEFGWVVAGIFNHKRVKESKIYCNYTNFSDLSLLWELNSPTSTSSRSKEEKACEMHYTKTTHRNKSGRYTVQLPFNNKIFDLGESRRSALIRFQSLENKFKKDPTLREQYVKCIKSYLDEGHKTPLLNETDMHRGFYLPHHAVIETNSLTTKTRVVFDGSCKSSTGISLNDTMMVGPTIQDDLFSTFTRFRTFSFALTADIEQMYRQIKLYDDHRFFQKIFWHENSSKPLKVYTLNTVTFGTASASFLAVRTLQQLADDERENYPRAAAILKRDFYVDDLLTGASTFEEALSLRDNLIELLHKGGFNLRKWGSNDPKLTVNFKNDSRDTHMSLDPTEAVKTLDSTITLHWINTPSHTLKTFVANRVAEIQTHSNPCDWKHVLTHDNPADLVSRGQTAHEFLNADIWQRGPSWLSQNDDKWPQLKLHTGEVPELRKIPEVVSFKLAIQDLSILEKYSSLKTLKGVLAYCLRFIHNSRNKNRITGPLSQAELETSELKIIQLTQSYAFSKEICDLSRNKQVDKKSGLLSLNPFLDQGILKVGGRLEYAQISENQKHPIVHPKNHHITRLIIREEHVQKMHAGTQTNLYGVREKYWPIDGRNVT